One Edaphobacter flagellatus genomic region harbors:
- the rlmN gene encoding 23S rRNA (adenine(2503)-C(2))-methyltransferase RlmN → MSNKIKDETLAPASAEAPRPQALFGMLPDELKQLVESRGQKPYRAAQIAEALYRERVTSIDEITVLPAALRQELVGAGFTLGLPEIVQTARSVDGTERYLMRMADGETVETVWMPDGDGGERGDGSEASAEEEAVDGLEGNASEFSEVPKRDLSGHDLRKTDLRNMGALAESGYRRATICISSQVGCAVNCQFCLTAKLGIKRNLTGGEIAGQVAQVLNRHGIKMGKDRINLVFMGMGEPFLNYDEFIRSVHVLTKHIGIPESRMTVSTSGIEPAIRRFAAEPVRPKLALSLNASNDTIREQVMPITRKWKIDQLLEAVSTIPLGKREWVTFEYVLLGGVNDQPQHAREVLDLLKDMRAKVNLIVWNPGPGIAYTQPKPEDVAVFQKMLIDAGMPTYIRRPRGRDIYAACGQLKRTVNETQPGLVEIQAASVHAS, encoded by the coding sequence ATGTCGAACAAAATAAAAGACGAAACCCTGGCCCCGGCTTCTGCCGAAGCTCCCCGCCCGCAGGCCCTCTTCGGCATGCTCCCCGACGAGTTGAAGCAGCTCGTGGAGAGCCGCGGGCAGAAGCCCTACCGAGCCGCTCAGATCGCCGAAGCCTTGTATCGTGAGCGAGTTACGTCTATCGACGAAATAACCGTCCTCCCTGCAGCCCTTCGCCAGGAGCTGGTCGGTGCCGGATTCACTCTCGGCCTGCCCGAAATCGTACAGACTGCGCGCTCTGTGGACGGGACCGAACGCTACCTCATGCGTATGGCCGACGGGGAAACCGTCGAAACTGTTTGGATGCCCGACGGCGATGGAGGCGAGCGAGGCGACGGCAGCGAAGCCTCAGCTGAAGAAGAGGCTGTCGACGGCCTCGAGGGCAACGCCTCCGAGTTCTCCGAAGTCCCCAAACGCGACCTCAGCGGCCATGATCTGAGAAAAACCGATCTCAGAAACATGGGTGCGCTTGCCGAGAGCGGGTATCGCCGCGCCACCATCTGCATCTCCTCGCAGGTCGGTTGCGCCGTCAACTGCCAGTTCTGTCTCACCGCCAAGCTCGGCATCAAGCGTAACCTCACTGGAGGCGAAATCGCCGGACAGGTTGCCCAGGTACTGAACCGCCATGGCATCAAGATGGGTAAGGACCGCATCAACCTCGTCTTCATGGGCATGGGCGAGCCCTTCCTCAACTACGACGAGTTCATCCGCTCGGTCCACGTTCTGACGAAACATATCGGCATCCCCGAATCGCGCATGACCGTCTCGACCAGCGGCATCGAACCGGCCATCCGCCGCTTCGCCGCAGAGCCAGTCCGCCCCAAGCTCGCCCTCAGTCTCAACGCCTCCAACGACACTATTCGCGAGCAGGTGATGCCCATCACGCGCAAATGGAAGATCGACCAGCTGCTTGAAGCCGTCAGCACTATCCCGCTCGGCAAACGCGAATGGGTCACCTTCGAGTATGTCCTGCTCGGCGGCGTCAACGACCAGCCCCAGCATGCCCGCGAAGTCCTCGACCTGCTCAAAGACATGCGGGCCAAGGTCAACCTCATCGTCTGGAACCCCGGCCCCGGCATCGCCTACACCCAGCCGAAGCCCGAAGACGTCGCCGTCTTCCAGAAGATGCTCATCGACGCCGGCATGCCCACCTACATCCGCCGCCCACGCGGCCGCGACATCTACGCCGCCTGTGGCCAGCTCAAGCGAACAGTGAACGAGACTCAGCCCGGATTAGTCGAAATCCAGGCTGCATCGGTTCACGCGTCGTGA
- a CDS encoding VOC family protein produces the protein MPAERLHHTINYIEFPCKHPESIKRFYATVFGWTFQDWGPEYVSFNDGHLEGGFTTSEPASEGGARVVLYSKDLEATLAAVKAAGGKIHKEIFAFPGGRRFHFLDPDGNHLAVWSE, from the coding sequence ATGCCAGCCGAGCGTCTGCACCATACGATCAACTACATCGAATTTCCCTGCAAGCATCCTGAATCCATCAAACGCTTTTATGCGACCGTGTTTGGCTGGACGTTTCAGGACTGGGGGCCGGAGTACGTCTCGTTCAACGATGGGCATCTTGAAGGCGGCTTCACGACGTCAGAGCCTGCTTCGGAGGGTGGCGCCCGGGTTGTGTTGTACAGTAAAGACCTGGAAGCGACGTTAGCTGCCGTCAAAGCAGCTGGAGGGAAGATTCACAAAGAAATTTTTGCTTTCCCCGGAGGCAGACGGTTTCACTTTCTCGACCCGGATGGCAATCATCTGGCGGTTTGGTCGGAGTAA
- a CDS encoding GNAT family N-acetyltransferase: MLPFTRRNAAAAIAGPARVIGMEQPVLEGRHVRLEPLTRKHLPALEGLAFDSRIWRYMLTRVETKKDLEDWVEAALKVAATGTQLPWVTVLRRNRSVVGSTRFIDLDLHHRTVEIGHTWIAPALHAAGVNPEAKLLQLEYAFDTLGLNRVAFKTHHENLQSQAAIKKLGAVYEGTFRNHCVMPDGSLRHSVWFSITKEEWPDVRANLQARLAADTR, encoded by the coding sequence ATGCTGCCCTTTACGAGGCGAAACGCGGCGGCCGCAATCGCTGGGCCTGCTAGAGTCATCGGCATGGAACAACCGGTACTTGAAGGACGGCATGTGCGACTGGAACCTCTGACCCGAAAGCATCTGCCTGCCCTGGAAGGGCTCGCATTCGATAGCCGCATTTGGCGGTACATGCTGACGCGGGTCGAAACAAAGAAGGATCTTGAGGACTGGGTGGAAGCAGCACTCAAGGTCGCTGCCACGGGCACGCAGCTTCCGTGGGTGACGGTGCTGAGGCGCAACAGGAGCGTGGTGGGGTCGACTCGGTTTATCGATCTCGACCTGCATCACCGTACGGTCGAGATCGGGCATACGTGGATTGCGCCTGCTCTTCATGCTGCAGGCGTAAATCCAGAGGCAAAGCTGCTGCAGCTGGAGTATGCGTTCGACACGCTCGGACTGAACCGCGTGGCCTTCAAGACGCATCACGAGAATCTGCAGTCGCAGGCGGCAATCAAAAAGCTGGGCGCTGTGTATGAAGGAACGTTTCGCAATCACTGCGTAATGCCGGATGGATCGCTGCGGCATAGTGTGTGGTTTTCGATTACGAAGGAAGAGTGGCCAGACGTTCGTGCGAATCTGCAGGCGAGGCTTGCCGCCGATACGCGATAG
- a CDS encoding GGDEF domain-containing protein, producing MNDHLASNASSAITAIEEEPIRRQLQAAAMLDNLSSVSQERDSWVLRFGHGRALLLLTLASTLGSVLVTLTLAWLLGLTGVGYLYSGVIGTIVPMIMVPLTMSRIIRLTVELGEARAKLHYMATHDSLTSTYNRSYFMSRFEAERRRAQKIKAPLSIMMIDVDEFKSINDCYGHIGGDIALEAIARAIRTPLRPQDTLARYGGEEFIVLLPETALDEACAIAERLRRSVSMTRVSIQEETIAVTVSIGLSSVEQGFAHVIDRADAALYEAKRGGRNRWAC from the coding sequence ATGAACGATCATCTTGCTTCGAATGCGTCTTCTGCTATCACCGCAATCGAGGAAGAACCGATTCGCAGGCAGCTGCAGGCTGCAGCAATGCTCGATAACCTCTCATCTGTCTCTCAAGAGCGAGACAGCTGGGTACTGCGGTTTGGGCATGGGCGCGCACTGCTGCTTCTGACGTTAGCCAGCACACTTGGCTCAGTCCTGGTTACTCTTACACTCGCCTGGCTGCTCGGACTTACCGGCGTTGGATATCTCTATTCTGGCGTTATCGGCACCATTGTTCCGATGATCATGGTACCGCTGACGATGTCCAGGATCATCCGGCTGACGGTCGAGTTGGGAGAGGCACGAGCCAAGCTGCACTACATGGCCACCCATGACTCCCTGACCTCGACCTATAATCGCTCGTACTTCATGTCGCGCTTCGAGGCAGAGAGACGGAGAGCGCAGAAGATCAAGGCTCCGCTGTCGATCATGATGATCGATGTCGATGAGTTTAAATCGATCAACGACTGCTATGGACATATCGGCGGCGACATAGCGCTCGAGGCTATCGCTCGGGCCATACGAACTCCGCTGCGGCCGCAGGACACGCTCGCACGGTATGGCGGAGAGGAGTTCATTGTTCTTTTGCCGGAGACAGCTCTCGATGAGGCGTGCGCGATCGCAGAGCGGCTACGGCGCTCAGTCTCCATGACGCGGGTGTCTATTCAAGAGGAAACGATCGCCGTCACGGTCAGCATCGGGCTCAGCAGCGTGGAGCAAGGGTTTGCTCATGTAATCGACCGGGCCGATGCTGCCCTTTACGAGGCGAAACGCGGCGGCCGCAATCGCTGGGCCTGCTAG
- a CDS encoding gluconeogenesis factor YvcK family protein — MKSTVSSDVRPLRVVAIGGGTGLSTLLRGLKRFVAVPDRRRTPREHDPAMQESSIIADLSAVVTVTDDGGSSGRLREDLNILPPGDIRNCMVALSEDEHLLSRLFSYRFDQGELEGHSFGNLFVAAMSGITGDFAQAVRLSSQILATRGKIFPATTENVTLAARMDDGSMVEGETNITKSKRTIVELTLQPTGADPLPETLEAIANADLITLGPGSLYTSLITNLLVRGIPEAIAASKATRVFICNLMTQANESLGLPASEHIAKTLQYAGGKRIFDYAVINTAPISPAILAQYAREGQEPLVNDLEKVRALGVEPIPGNFLHEGDVLRHDYDRVAQILLSICLTSTGSMPVR, encoded by the coding sequence TTGAAGAGTACAGTTTCGTCCGACGTCAGGCCGCTTCGTGTCGTCGCGATCGGAGGGGGCACAGGACTTTCGACCCTGCTGCGCGGCTTGAAGCGGTTTGTGGCAGTGCCCGACCGCCGTCGCACTCCGCGGGAGCATGATCCTGCAATGCAGGAAAGTTCAATCATTGCGGACCTATCTGCAGTGGTGACCGTGACGGACGATGGCGGCTCCTCAGGCCGTCTGCGCGAAGACCTGAACATCCTGCCTCCGGGTGACATCCGCAACTGCATGGTGGCGCTGTCAGAAGATGAGCACCTGCTCTCCCGCCTATTCAGCTATCGCTTCGACCAGGGTGAACTTGAGGGGCACAGCTTCGGCAATCTTTTTGTCGCCGCGATGTCCGGCATCACAGGCGATTTTGCCCAGGCGGTGCGTCTGTCATCACAGATTCTGGCGACGCGTGGCAAGATCTTCCCTGCCACGACGGAGAATGTCACCCTGGCAGCGCGGATGGATGACGGCTCTATGGTTGAGGGCGAGACAAATATAACCAAGAGCAAGCGGACGATTGTTGAGCTGACACTACAGCCTACAGGCGCGGATCCCCTGCCCGAAACGCTGGAGGCCATCGCGAATGCGGACCTGATCACGCTCGGACCGGGATCGCTGTACACCTCGTTGATCACCAACCTGCTGGTGCGCGGAATTCCCGAGGCCATCGCTGCCTCGAAAGCGACCCGTGTCTTTATCTGCAATCTGATGACGCAGGCCAATGAATCGCTGGGTTTACCTGCCTCCGAACATATTGCGAAGACATTGCAGTACGCCGGAGGCAAAAGAATCTTTGACTACGCGGTGATCAATACGGCACCGATCTCGCCGGCAATCCTTGCCCAGTACGCACGTGAGGGTCAGGAGCCGCTCGTGAATGATCTCGAGAAGGTACGCGCTCTTGGCGTTGAGCCGATCCCAGGTAATTTTCTTCACGAAGGGGATGTACTGCGGCATGACTACGACCGGGTTGCCCAGATACTGCTTTCCATCTGCTTGACTTCAACTGGCTCCATGCCGGTTCGCTAG
- a CDS encoding tetratricopeptide repeat protein, producing MAQTKTAAATKRPPRTIAGAVSPADDPARATVLATYEGAIRLLQEGKFDKAHAAFEKLLHSGAGDLADRVRMYISACVAQGAKNKASFSSAEEQYDYAVSLLNDGNYEDAREQFTLILKKNENADYAFYGLAILASMTGDSQTCLEHLTEAIRRNPQNRIQARSDSDFQDMADDPRFTELLYPEV from the coding sequence ATGGCACAGACAAAGACCGCAGCTGCTACTAAACGCCCCCCTCGCACCATCGCCGGTGCGGTTTCACCAGCAGACGATCCAGCCCGGGCCACCGTACTAGCAACCTATGAGGGCGCCATACGGCTGCTGCAGGAGGGCAAGTTCGACAAGGCGCATGCCGCCTTTGAGAAGCTGCTCCACTCAGGCGCAGGCGATCTTGCGGATCGCGTACGCATGTACATCAGTGCATGCGTGGCTCAGGGGGCAAAAAACAAAGCCTCTTTCTCCAGCGCGGAGGAGCAGTATGACTATGCGGTCTCGTTACTGAACGATGGCAACTATGAGGATGCACGTGAGCAGTTCACGCTGATCCTCAAAAAGAACGAGAACGCTGACTACGCTTTCTACGGACTGGCGATACTGGCCTCGATGACGGGTGATTCGCAGACCTGCCTTGAGCATCTGACGGAGGCGATTCGCCGCAATCCGCAGAACCGCATTCAGGCAAGGTCGGACTCGGACTTCCAGGATATGGCGGACGATCCACGCTTTACGGAATTGCTTTATCCAGAGGTATAG
- a CDS encoding DUF4254 domain-containing protein, translating to MVTRDEATDTSQTGKVFVKVTILYSMVDALSITQLQDQTTADWHGPRGDEPMIVREGNSTSLKELIRAQHRANFDLWHEEDKARDPKATDAGIAAVKRSIDKLNQWRNDLVEQIDSLLLAELTPVFEAHIGSPLHSETPGMMIDRLSILALKIFHTREESERASATEEHRDKNKQRLALLHEQRDDLATALAALEEDIVAGRKRFKLYRQMKMYNDPELNPMIYTANHSKP from the coding sequence TTGGTTACGCGGGATGAGGCAACCGATACGTCGCAAACTGGTAAAGTCTTCGTTAAGGTAACGATTCTGTACAGCATGGTGGACGCGCTCTCCATTACACAATTGCAGGACCAGACGACGGCCGACTGGCATGGGCCTCGTGGCGATGAACCGATGATCGTCCGCGAAGGCAACTCAACCAGCTTGAAGGAGCTGATTCGCGCGCAGCACCGCGCCAATTTCGACCTTTGGCATGAAGAGGACAAAGCGCGCGATCCAAAGGCTACGGATGCTGGCATCGCAGCGGTCAAGCGGTCAATCGACAAACTGAACCAGTGGCGCAACGATCTGGTGGAGCAGATCGATTCCCTGCTGCTGGCCGAGCTGACGCCTGTATTTGAAGCTCATATAGGGAGTCCCCTGCACTCGGAGACTCCGGGGATGATGATCGACCGACTGTCGATCCTGGCGCTAAAAATCTTTCACACGCGTGAAGAGTCGGAAAGGGCAAGCGCTACGGAGGAGCATCGAGACAAAAACAAGCAGCGTCTTGCCTTGCTGCATGAACAGCGAGATGATCTGGCTACAGCTTTGGCAGCATTGGAAGAGGATATAGTTGCGGGCAGAAAGCGGTTCAAGCTATATCGACAGATGAAGATGTATAACGATCCGGAACTGAACCCGATGATCTACACCGCAAACCATAGCAAACCTTAG
- a CDS encoding glycosyltransferase family 9 protein, which translates to MTTIPLPQSAEAAETQVRRVLIYRLGSLGDTLVALPALNLVARAFPNAERRMLTNVPVNVKAPPAAAILDHTGLVHSFMRYAVGTRSPLELGRLWWTLFRWRPEVLVYLGSARGVASAQRDARFFQFCGVRRIIGIPITEEMQTNLWQPEHQALEPEAERLTRNIASLGDARLDDPASWDLHLTPEEQAHADAALGSLAGKLLIAVSVGTKVQSKDWGRDNWRTFLTKLAVLYPGYGLALSGAPEESDASEFAGDGWRQAGGGPIVNLCGKLTPRESAAAFRRARLFVGHDSGPMHLAAAVQTPCVAIFAARNKPRVWFPYGNRHRVLYHQTECWGCGLETCIVEQKRCLTSITPDEVVAHVRAILG; encoded by the coding sequence ATGACGACAATACCCCTCCCCCAATCAGCAGAGGCCGCCGAGACGCAGGTGCGTCGAGTTTTGATCTATCGCCTGGGCAGTCTTGGCGATACTCTGGTCGCGCTTCCTGCCCTCAATCTCGTTGCTCGTGCTTTTCCTAATGCCGAGCGCCGCATGCTCACCAACGTTCCCGTCAACGTCAAAGCTCCGCCTGCTGCAGCCATTCTCGATCACACCGGCCTTGTACATAGCTTTATGCGCTATGCGGTTGGAACGCGCAGCCCTCTGGAGCTTGGCCGTCTCTGGTGGACACTGTTCCGCTGGCGTCCTGAAGTTCTTGTCTACCTCGGCTCGGCACGCGGTGTCGCTTCTGCGCAGCGCGATGCCCGATTCTTCCAGTTCTGCGGCGTCCGTCGCATAATAGGCATCCCGATCACCGAAGAGATGCAGACGAATCTTTGGCAGCCTGAACACCAGGCGCTTGAGCCCGAAGCCGAGCGTCTCACCCGTAATATCGCATCACTTGGCGATGCTCGTCTTGATGATCCGGCAAGCTGGGACCTCCACCTCACTCCCGAAGAACAGGCACATGCCGATGCGGCCCTCGGTTCCCTCGCAGGTAAGTTATTGATTGCAGTGAGTGTTGGAACAAAGGTCCAATCCAAGGACTGGGGGCGCGATAACTGGCGCACGTTTCTGACAAAGCTGGCCGTGCTATATCCCGGCTACGGTCTCGCCCTCAGCGGTGCTCCTGAAGAGAGTGATGCCAGCGAATTCGCCGGTGATGGGTGGCGTCAGGCAGGTGGCGGCCCGATCGTCAATCTTTGCGGCAAGCTTACTCCACGCGAGAGTGCCGCAGCCTTCCGCCGTGCGCGCCTCTTCGTCGGGCATGACAGCGGCCCAATGCATCTTGCCGCAGCCGTACAGACGCCCTGCGTGGCCATCTTCGCGGCGCGCAACAAGCCGCGCGTGTGGTTCCCTTATGGCAACCGCCATCGCGTTCTTTATCACCAGACAGAGTGCTGGGGTTGCGGCCTTGAAACGTGCATCGTCGAGCAGAAGCGGTGCCTCACCTCCATCACTCCCGATGAGGTTGTCGCTCACGTCCGCGCCATTCTGGGTTGA
- the hldE gene encoding bifunctional D-glycero-beta-D-manno-heptose-7-phosphate kinase/D-glycero-beta-D-manno-heptose 1-phosphate adenylyltransferase HldE, with the protein MLPELHSILNLLEGGFSKLKVLVVGDIMLDRYIHGEVERISPEAPVPVIRHAQRYERAGGAANVAMNLAGLGCQAILAGFWGDDTEKTELDVILQRAGVDTVGVVTSSLPTISKTRIVGRMQQLLRLDIESRELPPSGEMTRLIERVTGLVDKVHAVILSDYAKGALSRAVCGAAIRAARAKGIPVFADPKSPDFSKYSGATSVCPNLGELSLATGVPAHQSEALLDAGQRQVAEHDLSFLTVTMSEKGISVLWPDRRFHSPARAREVFDVSGAGDTVIATLAASLAGGLQIETAVDLANLAAGIVVGKMGTVPIAQHELIAALTPSSGVTSGEKILDRDRIAKRVAEWRASGETIVFTNGCFDLLHVGHITLLEDCRRFGTKLVLGLNADASVCRLKGPARPIVGERERARVMASLASVDAVVLFEEDTPLELIRELRPNVLVKGGDYTIETVVGHEDVLAAGGRVEIVPTVEGFSTTNIVKKLTATQENAK; encoded by the coding sequence ATGTTACCTGAACTGCACTCCATCCTGAACCTCCTCGAAGGAGGTTTCTCGAAGCTCAAAGTTCTTGTAGTGGGCGACATCATGCTCGACCGCTACATTCACGGCGAGGTAGAACGCATCTCTCCTGAGGCACCTGTTCCGGTTATCCGTCACGCGCAGCGCTACGAGCGCGCAGGCGGCGCGGCCAACGTAGCCATGAATCTCGCTGGCCTTGGTTGCCAGGCGATCCTGGCGGGTTTCTGGGGCGACGATACCGAGAAGACCGAGCTTGACGTGATCCTCCAGCGAGCAGGTGTCGATACGGTTGGAGTCGTAACCAGTTCGCTGCCCACCATATCGAAGACACGTATTGTTGGTCGCATGCAACAGCTTCTGCGTCTCGACATTGAGAGTCGCGAGCTGCCTCCATCTGGAGAGATGACACGGCTGATCGAGCGAGTGACCGGACTCGTCGACAAGGTCCACGCCGTCATCCTCTCCGACTATGCCAAGGGCGCGCTCTCCCGCGCCGTCTGCGGAGCGGCTATCCGGGCCGCGCGTGCCAAGGGCATTCCTGTTTTCGCTGACCCTAAGTCGCCTGACTTTAGCAAATATTCCGGCGCAACCTCTGTCTGTCCTAATCTTGGCGAGCTGTCGTTAGCTACTGGCGTCCCGGCGCATCAGTCAGAGGCTCTTCTTGACGCCGGCCAGCGTCAGGTTGCGGAACACGATCTTAGCTTCCTCACTGTCACCATGAGTGAGAAGGGCATCAGTGTTCTCTGGCCCGATCGCCGTTTTCATTCTCCTGCGCGTGCCCGCGAGGTCTTCGACGTTTCTGGCGCTGGTGATACCGTGATTGCGACGCTGGCTGCTTCCCTGGCCGGTGGTTTGCAGATCGAGACTGCCGTCGATCTCGCCAATCTTGCCGCCGGAATCGTCGTTGGCAAGATGGGAACCGTCCCTATTGCCCAGCATGAACTTATAGCAGCACTGACTCCAAGCTCTGGTGTGACCTCGGGAGAAAAGATTCTTGATCGTGATCGGATCGCCAAGCGCGTCGCTGAGTGGCGCGCTTCAGGTGAAACGATCGTCTTCACCAACGGCTGCTTCGACCTCCTTCATGTAGGCCACATTACCTTGCTCGAAGACTGCCGCCGCTTCGGCACGAAGCTCGTCCTCGGCCTCAATGCCGACGCCTCCGTCTGCCGTCTCAAAGGTCCCGCGCGGCCCATCGTAGGTGAGCGCGAGCGCGCTCGCGTAATGGCGTCTCTGGCCTCGGTCGATGCCGTCGTGCTCTTTGAAGAAGACACGCCGTTAGAGTTGATCCGGGAGTTGCGCCCCAACGTACTCGTCAAAGGCGGCGACTACACAATCGAGACTGTCGTTGGCCATGAAGATGTTCTTGCCGCTGGGGGGCGCGTCGAGATCGTTCCGACGGTTGAAGGTTTCTCTACCACCAACATCGTCAAAAAACTTACGGCTACACAGGAGAACGCGAAGTGA
- the rfaD gene encoding ADP-glyceromanno-heptose 6-epimerase has protein sequence MIIVTGGAGFIGSNLVHQLNSIGEKNILVVDNLAPAPNLSGPKFLNLAGAVYADYMDKREFRALLKCGDFEGAKVRAILHQGACSNTLEDDGRYMMDNNFTYSKELLHFALEHRIPFVYASTAATYGASASFTEVPANERPLNVYGYSKLVFDNYVRRLMPEMKSTVVGLRYFNVYGPREQHKGRMASVLHHFTKQLKETGVIKMFEGSGGYADGEQRRDFVFVNDLCRINMFFTGLLPGEHAPKNVHAVVNAGTGEARTFKAVAEALMKVHGPGKIEYIPFPGDLKNRYQHFTQADITGLRNAGYTAPFTSLEEGTVETFKPL, from the coding sequence GTGATCATAGTTACCGGAGGAGCAGGTTTCATCGGCAGCAATCTCGTTCACCAGCTCAACAGCATCGGTGAAAAGAACATCCTCGTGGTAGACAATCTCGCTCCTGCGCCCAACCTCAGCGGGCCGAAGTTCCTCAACCTCGCCGGTGCCGTTTACGCCGACTACATGGACAAGCGCGAGTTCCGTGCGCTCCTCAAGTGCGGCGACTTCGAAGGTGCCAAGGTCCGCGCCATTCTTCATCAGGGTGCCTGCTCGAACACTCTCGAAGACGACGGCCGCTACATGATGGACAATAACTTTACCTACTCGAAGGAGCTTCTGCACTTCGCCCTCGAGCATAGGATCCCGTTCGTCTACGCCTCTACGGCTGCGACTTATGGCGCTAGCGCCAGCTTCACCGAGGTTCCTGCGAACGAGCGTCCCCTGAATGTTTATGGCTACTCGAAGCTTGTCTTCGACAATTACGTGCGCCGCCTGATGCCCGAGATGAAGTCGACTGTCGTCGGCCTGCGTTACTTCAACGTCTATGGTCCGCGCGAGCAGCATAAGGGACGTATGGCCAGCGTGTTGCATCACTTCACCAAGCAACTCAAAGAGACCGGCGTTATCAAGATGTTCGAGGGCTCAGGTGGTTACGCCGATGGCGAGCAGCGCCGCGATTTCGTTTTCGTCAACGATCTCTGCCGTATCAACATGTTCTTTACTGGCCTGCTTCCGGGCGAACACGCGCCGAAGAACGTGCATGCCGTTGTCAATGCTGGAACCGGAGAGGCTCGCACTTTCAAAGCCGTAGCCGAAGCCCTGATGAAGGTCCACGGACCGGGCAAGATCGAATACATTCCGTTCCCCGGCGATCTCAAGAACCGTTATCAACACTTTACGCAGGCGGATATTACGGGCCTTCGCAATGCTGGGTACACAGCGCCGTTTACCTCTCTGGAGGAAGGCACTGTCGAAACGTTTAAGCCGCTCTAA